A region from the Juglans regia cultivar Chandler unplaced genomic scaffold, Walnut 2.0 Scaffold_226, whole genome shotgun sequence genome encodes:
- the LOC109020903 gene encoding extensin-1, which translates to PPPPYEYKSPPPPAHSPPPPYEYKSPPPPAHSPPPPYEYKSPPPPAHSPPPPYEYKSPPPPVHSPPPPYEYKSPPPPPSHSPSPYYYKSPPPRPPYYYKSPPPPSPSPPPPYIYKSPPPPSSPPPKPYYYKSPPPPVHSPPPPYYYKSPPPPPPPYVYKSPPPPSSPPQKPYYYKSPPPPVHSPPPPYYYKSPPPPSPSPPPPYYYKSPPPPVKSPPLPPYYYKSPPPLPPYYYKSPPPPPKSPPPHPYYYKSPPPPPPPKHLPPPYYYKSPPPPSHPLPPPYYYKSPPPPPPPKHLPPPYYYKSPPPPSHPLPPPYYYKSPPPPPPKHLPPPYYYKSPPPPSHPLPPPYYYKSPPPPKHLPPPYHYPPHMHHPMIVKVVGKVYCYRCYDWGYPIKSHDKKHLKGAVVEVTCKVGKDEIKAYGTTKINGKYSILVKGFDYNKDGGAEACKAKLHAAPKHSPCKIPTDLHWGKKGAKLKVKSKNHYEVVLKAKPFAYAPKTPYKECEKSKPKPKPMPKSPPPPVYHPPYVYKSPPPPVYHPPYIYKSPPPPIYHPPYMYKSPPPPVYYPPPTYIYKSPPPPPPYIYKSPPPPAHLPPPYYYKSPPPPVYSPPPPYYYSSSPSHLFPALHESSSFTGALLQLPSYI; encoded by the exons CACCTTATGAGTACAAGTCTCCTCCACCACCTGTCCACTCCCCACCACCACCTTATGAGTACAAGTCACCTCCTCCACCTCCTTCGCATTCACCATCACCATATTACTacaaatcaccaccaccacGGCCTCCATACTATTACAAATCTCCACCTCCTCCCTCACCATCACCTCCACCTCCTTACATCTACAAGTCTCCACCCCCTCCTTCTAGTCCACCCCCGAAGCCTTACTACTACAAGTCTCCTCCACCGCCGGTTCACTCGCCTCCACCACCTTATTACTACAagtctccaccaccaccaccacctccttaTGTCTACAAGTCTCCACCACCTCCTTCAAGTCCACCCCAAAAGCCATACTACTACAAGTCTCCTCCACCACCGGTTCATTCGCCTCCACCGCCTTATTACTACAAGTCTCCACCACCCCCCTCGCCCTCACCTCCGCCTCCTTACTACTATAAATCTCCACCACCACCGGTCAAGTCTCCACCACTACCACCTTACTATTATAAGTCTCCACCGCCACTACCACCTTACTATTATAAGTCTCCACCACCGCCTCCCAAGTCTCCGCCACCACACCCTTACTACTATaaatctccaccaccaccaccaccacccaagCACCTTCCTCCTCCATACTACTACAaatctcctccaccaccttcACATCCGCTGCCACCTCCATACTACTACaaatctccaccaccaccaccaccacccaagCACCTTCCTCCTCCATACTACTACaaatctcctccaccaccatcacATCCGCTACCACCTCCATACTACTACaaatctccaccaccaccaccacccaagCACCTTCCTCCTCCATACTACTACAaatctcctccaccaccttcACATCCGCTACCACCTCCATACTACTACAAATCTCCACCACCACCCAAGCACCTTCCTCCTCCGTACCATTACCCTCCTCATATGCACCATCCGATGATAGTCAAGGTGGTTGGAAAAGTCTACTGCTACAGATGCTATGACTGGGGATATCCAATCAAATCACACGACAAGAAGCATCTCAAAG GTGCCGTAGTGGAGGTAACTTGCAAGGTTGGAAAGGATGAGATCAAGGCCTATGGTACCACTAAGATCAACGGCAAATATAGCATCTTAGTCAAAGGGTTTGACTATAACAAGGACGGTGGGGCTGAGGCCTGCAAGGCGAAGCTCCACGCTGCACCCAAACATTCACCATGTAAGATCCCCACCGACCTTCACTGGGGCAAAAAGGGTGCCAAGCTCAAGGTCAAGTCCAAGAATCACTATGAAGTTGTGCTCAAAGCTAAGCCATTCGCTTATGCTCCAAAGACTCCTTACAAGGAGTGTGAGAAatccaagcccaagcccaagccaaTGCCCAAATCTCCACCACCACCGGTTTACCATCCTCCATATGTCTACAAATCTCCACCACCACCGGTTTACCATCCTCCATACATCTATAAGTCTCCACCACCACCGATTTATCATCCACCCTACATGTACAAGTCTCCTCCACCACCTGTTTACTACCCACCACCCACTTACATCTATAagtcaccaccaccaccaccaccttacATCTACAAGTCTCCACCACCTCCAGCCCATTTACCGCCACCATACTACTACAAGTCCCCACCACCACCAGTCTACTCCCCTCCACCTCCATACTATTACAGTTCATCACCATCCCATCTCTTCCCTGCCCTACACGAGAGTTCCTCCTTCACTGGTGCACTTCTCCAATTACCATCTTACATATAA